Proteins from one Hoplias malabaricus isolate fHopMal1 chromosome 2, fHopMal1.hap1, whole genome shotgun sequence genomic window:
- the LOC136682004 gene encoding neuronal tyrosine-phosphorylated phosphoinositide-3-kinase adapter 1 yields the protein MSSGSAQDVAVEHFLRDIERRGQRLHCAVIGCEEEPLRGDMNLLYRKSRMDWRHRDQEGKKSSSCKDASSATVGKVRDLASFRRHFRMGFMTMPASQDLSPHSCAAAMAPRSQSCHAVGAGEGGEGSSLENGDYPDSDPHTPTNPARCPPAKPKRHPSTRLSSTPQQEHSARGSHGPPDAPPPPPPQHPPKHSEKKNAMKKSDSGEMSGRKVPPQKPKRSPSTQLSFDPAPPRVPPPATPLPFQSTETHPHGEGGEDEPVYIEMVGQVFTRETSGAQTPHPHTPSATTPDSDSDQGEAIYEEMKYPVAEDAAREVQRRLPPKHKSSKGYHSSSISSSSTSSSLPRPASSSPSCPSSSSSKPKAAVSISHSSPLPSSTSSASSTPIPPQPLSASPHPPRAPTPFLLPGTKSESEIGSASKIPAPFPNLLQHKPPLLAFPQPAAASSGISAHHKSSSSKSGSSCGQAPSSLPPTTSSSKEGSGGEKEREKDRKDGQLGPAPGLRARSHSTPLPPSSKSSSPYSHHHHHHHPHHRPSHYHHYRKPEKESSKSRETYREGGPSQSSAQTQTQAKEGKSVSFLLKSDKSERERDRERDRDRETPESKESDSVTHTSQTGTSTTPTPSLHTAASSSSGTASTSSSSQRPHSRPHLQRSHTPHLPAYKPPPSDSPLLWTYPSVGFRRPPSYDSLRGGPQLPTLQPEGGAKGGASATQAQQQVKSGFLPWDSSLGIDEQAYWPMHRKLSFSHSSRDSEKEDGLVWNGSTDALLKRDREDVGGGVQGTGHSGIPVRVSSRMGHSESLAGADGPPGFRALPRAGLPLPCQTFPACRNGELGRLGRSSSTSGVRQAGGDVQRQSSLPAREALSQLQALSQTPCSPSLARPQLHAQAQAQAHYHLQQLHQHHLQLQFQQLAQLAAQAQPLSSGGSAHGAPAQRDGKLLEVIERKRCLCKEIKAHRRPDKSLCKQDSMPILPSWRKTPEPRKTGTPPCQRPQAVVWDTAI from the exons ATGAGCTCTGGCTCCGCCCAGGATGTGGCGGTGGAGCATTTCCTGCGTGACATAGAGAGGCGGGGCCAGCGGCTGcactgcgctgtgattggctgcgAGGAGGAGCCTCTCCGTGGCGACATGAACCTGCTGTACCGCAAGAGTCGAATGGACTGGAGACATCGGGATCAGGAGGGCAagaagag TTCCAGTTGTAAAGATGCCTCCTCAGCGACCGTAGGAAAGGTCCGTGACCTGGCCTCATTCCGTCGTCATTTCCGGATGGGTTTTATGACGATGCCGGCGTCTCAGGACCTGTCTCCTCACTCCTGCGCCGCTGCCATGGCGCCTCGCTCCCAGTCCTGCCACGCTGTGGGTGCAGGGGAGGGGGGAGAAGGGAGCTCTCTGGAAAACGGAGACTATCCCGACTCTGACCCGCACACACCCACTAACCCTGCCCGCTGCCCCCCAGCCAAACCCAAACGCCACCCTAGCACTCGCCTTAGCTCCACGCCTCAACAGGAGCACTCTGCACGAGGCAGCCACGGACCCCCCGACGCcccaccacccccaccacctcaacacccaccaaaacactcagagaagaAGAATG CGATGAAGAAGTCTGATTCTGGGGAGATGTCAGGGAGAAAAGTGCCGCCCCAGAAGCCAAAGCGGAGCCCAAGCACCCAGCTCTCCTTTGACCCTGCACCCCCTCGTGTCCCGCCCCCTGCCACGCCTCTCCCATTCCAGAGCACAGAGACACACCCCCATGGCGAGGGTGGAGAAGATGAGCCTGTGTACATCGAGATGGTGGGTCAGGTGTTCACCCGAGAAACCAGTGGAGCGCAAAcgccacacccacacacacccag TGCAACCACGCCGGACTCTGACTCGGACCAGGGCGAGGCCATTTACGAGGAGATGAAGTATCCCGTGGCTGAAGACGCAGCCAGAGAAGTCCAGCGCCGCCTGCCCCCCAAACACAAGTCCAGCAAAGGCTACCACTcatcctccatctcctcctcctcgaCTTCTTCCTCCCTACCTCGCCCTGCATCCTCCTCTCCCTCATgcccttcctcctcctcctccaaacCCAAAGCTGCTGTCTCCATTTCCCACTCCTCCCCTCTCCCTTCCTCTACCTCTTCTGCCTCCTCCACACCCATACCCCCGCAGCCCCTCTCTGCCTCGCCCCACCCACCTCGTGCCCCCACCCCCTTCCTCCTGCCTGGCACCAAGTCAGAATCCGAAATAGGCAGCGCCAGCAAGATCCCGGCGCCGTTCCCCAACCTGCTGCAACACAAGCCGCCTCTACTTGCCTTCCCCCAGCCGGCTGCCGCCTCGAGCGGCATCTCAGCGCATCACAAGAGCAGCTCGTCCAAGTCAGGCAGCTCCTGTGGTCAGGCCCCATCCAGCCTGCCTCCGACTACATCCAGCTCCAAAGAAGGCTCTggaggagagaaggaaagagagaaggacagGAAAGATGGACAGTTGGGCCCAGCACCAGGCCTCAGAGCAAGGAGCCACTCCACCCCTCTGCCTCCGTCCTCCAAATCATCTTCACCGTACTcacatcaccatcaccaccaccaccctcaCCACCGACCGTCACACTACCACCACTATCGCAAACCGGAGAAGGAGTCATCAAAATCAAGAGAA ACGTATCGAGAAGGCGGTCCCTCACAGTCCTCGGCTCAGACCCAGACTCAGGCCAAGGAGGGCAAGTCAGTCAGTTTCCTGCTGAAATCGGACAAatcagagcgagagagggaccgggagagagacagggacagagagacgCCGGAGTCCAAAGAGTCGGATTCTGTCACGCACACGTCTCAAACCGGCACCAGCACCACACCGACTCCCAGCCTTCATACTGCTGCTTCGTCATCGTCAGGGACGGCATCCACCTCCTCGTCCTCTCAGAGACCTCACTCTCGACCTCACCTTCAgcgctcacacactccacacctgcCTGCCTACAAACCCCCGCCCTCAGACAGCCCACTGCTCTGGACATACCCCTCTGTGGGCTTCAGAAGACCCCCCTCCTACGACAGTCTCCGAGGGGGTCCGCAGCTTCCCACCCTTCAGCCAGAAGGTGGAGCCAAGGGCGGAGCCTCAGCCACACAGGCCCAGCAGCAGGTCAAGTCTGGGTTCCTGCCATGGGACAGCAGCCTGGGTATCGACGAGCAGGCGTACTGGCCCATGCACAGAAAATTGTCCTTCAGCCACAGCAGCAGAGACTCAGAGA aaGAAGATGGACTTGTGTGGAACGGCAGTACTGACGCCCTgttgaagagagacagagaggatgtTGGGGGTGGAGTCCAGGGCACAGGGCATTCTGGGATACCTGTACGGGTGTCAAGCAGAATGGGGCACAGTGAGAGCCTTGCAGGGGCTGACGGACCACCGGGCTTCAGAGCTCTGCCCCGAGCCGGACTGCCCCTACCCTGCCAAACCTTCCCGGCCTGCAGAAATGGAG agctgGGCCGGTTGGGTAGATCGTCCTCTACGTCGGGAGTGCGGCAGGCGGGAGGAGACGTCCAGAGACAGAGCAGTCTGCCAGCCAGAGAAGCTCTCAGTCAG ctccagGCTCTCTCTCAGACGCCCTGCAGTCCATCTCTGGCCCGTCCCCAATTGCACGCACAGGCTCAGGCACAGGCTCATTACCATTTACAGCAGCTCCATCAGCACCACCTTCAGCTGCAGTTCCAGCAACTGGCTCAGCTCGCCGCGCAGGCGCAGCCTCTGTCCAGTGGGGGCAGCGCTCATGGTGCCCCGGCCCAGAGAGACGGCAAACTGCTGGAGGTGATTGAGAGGAAGCGCTGCCTCTGCAAGGAGATTAAAGCTCACCGCCGGCCGGACAAGAGCCTCTGCAAACAGGACAGCATGCCCATCCTCCCCAGCTGGAGGAAAACCCCAGAACCACGAAAAACAGGCACACCACCCTGCCAGAGACCACAGGCCGTGGTGTGGGACACAGCCatctga